GTGCCGTGGAGTAAGATCGGGAATACCAGTGCTCTCGCTAGGCCCTCTTTATATCCCATCATCTTCGCCCTTCCCAAGTACACCCCCATGACAGCACCATCCAGCGCGTGACTCGGAACCGCCAGCACTGCCCTCACCAAACCCACCAAGACCCCGCCTTCCAGCACATAGAACAGGTTCTCCAGCGTGGCAAATCCCAAGGAGGAAGCTACAGAGTAAACTACCCCGTCAAAGGGCTCATTAAACTCTTTCGAGTTGTAGGCCAGCAATAACACCGCTAGGAACTTCACAAGCTCCTCTGGAAATCCTATTCCGAGGTAACTCATGTAGATTAGGAGCGAAATGTCCCCAGACCTAGGGGATAAGTTGGAAAGTAACACGCCCTCAAAAAGAGCTGCCGGAAAGACGGCCATCACTCCAGCGAGGAATACCTTCCCAACCAGCGACAAGGATTCCCTCTCATACCTATCCTTCAGGTAGAAAATCATCAGCAGGAATAATCCTGGAGCCACTGCAAGCACTAACAGATGTAGCATGACCCTCCTCTCACTCTAGGGGGTCGGGACTCGGCAAAGTCATCACTCGTCAGCCGGTTGATCCTACCTCATTCCCCCGGGTGTCAGGGTCAATCAACCTAATAAAGAGATCAACTGTCAGTCCCGTCTCAATTGGCTAGTCAAAAGAGGAGGGTAGGGAGAGATGATCACTCCTTCTTCTCCGCCTTGACCTTGGCAGGGAGGGCCTCAGCTGGTTTGTGCGGCTTGAAACCGAACTTTCTCTTTATTAAGAGCTTCTTTAAGAGCTGTATTCCTTGAGCAGGATCAACCCCTCTTGGGCAGACGTCTGAGCAGGAGGCTGCGAAGTGGCAGCGCCAGCACCCGTGCTCGGTATCCACGACGGGTATCCTGACATCTAGACCGTCGTCTCTAGTGTCAACTATGTACCTGTACGCCTGAGCTAGGGCTTGGGGTCCTAGGTACTCGTAATCCGTGGCGGCGGTTGGACAGGCGGACAGACAAGCCCCGCACTTTATACAATCGGTGAACTGGTAATATCTAGCGTATTCATCGACCGTCTGCTTGTAGGGGCCAGTCGGATTGTTCAGCTCGACATCATCGTTCCTTATTATCCAAGGCTTCACAGCCCTGTGCTTTTCGAAGAAGGATGTGAAATCAGCAGCTAGGTCTCTCTCAACAGGGAAGTTATCCAAGGGTCTCAACTCGACGACATCACCGCTTCCAGCAGCCTCTAGAACTCTAGTCTGACAGGCCAGCATCTGCTTACCGTTTATCATCATGGCGCACGATCCACAGAGTCCCATCCTGCAGGAGTACCTTAATCCGAGGGAATGATCCGCCTCCCCTTTTATTATCAGAAGGGCATCTAAGACCGTCATTCCCCTTGAAACTTCCAGTTCATGTTCCTCCCAATATGGAGCGTAGTCCTTCCTCGGGTTGTATTTGTAGATCCTGAACTTTATCTTCCTTACAGGCTTCCAGAGCTCCTCAGAGGCCTTCATGGTCTCCTCAAGTACCTCGGGCGGAAGAACATACTCCTTAGCTTCCTCTGAAGCCATAAAATCACCTCCTCATGCGAACCCAAGCGCGACCATCAGTACCTGCAGGCCCACGGCGTAGGTGACTATGCCCACTATCAGAATGGCCCAGCTGATCCACTTGGTCCAGCACCTGTCGGGCACCATCTCAATGAGGATTACCCTGACTCCATTAAAGGCGTGATAGAGGAGGGCAGCTAAGAATATCGCCATGTTACCGAGGTAAAGGACAGGGTTCGCCTTTATGGTTGCGCCTATAACCGGGTCATTGTTCGCGAGCAAGTGTATTAAGCCAGTAATCACTATCAGGATGGCAGTAACATAGTGAAGGAACATAATAGTGGACTCCCTCATGTCAATCACCCCATCATCGGCTGAACTACGAGCGCGTAATAGGCCCAGATAGCTGCGAGGACGACGAACAGAACCAAGGCAAACACCACCACGTATCTCTGGACTCCTTCTATCGATACCGGTCTCTGAGAGGGTTTCTTAATTAGGAGAGGCTTTCCTACAGCAAATCCCAGCTCCGCCAATATCAGCCTTATCCCATTGGCCGTGTGGAAGGTTACGATGATGCCGAGAAGGGCATCCCACCATAGCCCAGGATGCCATCCCGTACTGTAGAAGTGGACCAACACGAACAGAACTATTAGGATCCCAGTTATCCTGTGAGCAGCGTAAAGCCATCTCTCAATCGTATAAACCCTAGCCTTGAACCAGCCGGAAATACCCCTCATGTTTTTCGCATAATACTCCTTAAACTCGCTCTCAGCCTCCATAACCCTCACCTCAATACTTCCTCTCGGTGGGAGGCCACTTGGTTATCACAACCGGAATATAGCTGAACTGAGGTTCCCCATCGGCTCCCCTGGCTATCATCGTATGCTTGAGCCAATTCTCATCGTCTCTCTTGGGATAATCTAGTCTGGTGTGAGCCCCTCTGGTTTCGGTCCTGTTCAGCGCAGCCCTCGCTACGACGTAGGCTATTTCCAGCATTGCATCCAGCTCCAGTACGTGTATCAGGTTTATGTTATACTCTCTGTCCTTATCGGCTACATGCCCCTCTCCAAACCTCTGCCTGAGCTCTTTGAGCTTACTTATTGCCTCTTTCAGGCCTTTCTCGTCCCTGAACACGTAAACGTACTTGCCCATCGTGTCCTGCATCTCCCTCCTTATGTGATAGGGGTTTTCACCGGTGGACCCCCTGAGTATGCGATCAAATATCCTCTTCTCCTCCTCACTTACCTTGTCCATCGGGACGTCCCTCTGACTTACTTTCATGGCGTAATCGGCCGCCTGCCTGCCAGTCAGCATACCGTACACCAAGCAATCGGAGGAAGAGTTAGTTCCTAATCTGTTTGCTCCATGGAGGCTCACGCATGCGACCTCCCCGGCCGCCCACAGCCCTTTAGCTGGAGTGGCCCCGTAAATGTTTGTGTGCACGCCTCCCATGCTGTAGTGTGCAACGGGTCTGACGGGCATCGGCTCCTCAACCGGGTCGACGCCTGCGAACCTTATAGCCAGCTCCCTTATGTGTGGCAGTCTCTCATCGATCTTATCCTCCCCCAAGTGTCTTAGATCTAAGAGCACGTAGTCAAGCCCTCCTGGACCCTTAAACCCTCTACCCTCCAAGATTTCGGTCATTTCCGCCTTGGATACCACGTCCCTAGGTGCCAGCTCCATTCTCTCAGGAGCGTAGTTCTTCATGAACCTCTCTCCCTTGTTGTTTATCAGATAGCCCCCCTCTCCTCTAGCAGCCTCCGATATCAGGATGCCAGACGGCACTAGACCGGTAGGATGGAACTGGAAGAACTCCATGTCCTTCAGCGATAACCCAGCTCTGTAAGCCATGGCCATCCCATCGGCGGTAGATGAATGCGAGTAGGTAGTGAACGGGTAGAGCCTACCAGCGCCTCCCGTGGCAAGCACCCCAGCTTTGGCCTTGAAGACGTAGAAATCACCGGTCTTAAGCTCTATAGCGGTGACTCCTCTGAATTCGCCGTTCTCAGTGATAAGAGAGGTAACGTAAAATTCGTGGTAGAACTTTATGTTGTCGTACTTAAGGGCCGTGTCGTATAGGGTTTGCATCGCATAGAGCCCAGTCTTATCCGCAGCGAAGCAGGCCCTCGGAAAGCTGTGACCTCCGAACCTCCTTTGAGCTATCCTACCGTCGGGCCTCCTAGCCCAAGGCATCCCCCAATGATCTAGCTGGTAGATCTCTTGGGGAGCCAGCCTGACGAAGAGCTCCACCGCATCCTGATCGGCTAGCCAGGCTGCGCCCTTTATAGTGTCGTAAGCGTGCAAATCGTAGCTATCACCCTCATCATGATAGAGGGCCGCACCGGTTCCCCCTGCATATGCAACAGAATGAGATCTCATCGCATGAACTTTCGTCAATACAGCTATGTCCAGTTTACCTTCACTCCTCCTAGCGGCTTCAATAGAAGCTCTGAGACCCGCTAAGCCTGATCCGATAACAACTACATCCGTAGTTACTATCTCAGCCAAAATAATTACCTCCCTTCCTTAAGGGACCTCCTAGAGGAGGCGGGTCAATAAGATAAATGTTCCCTAGGCTTTTCTCATATATAAGCCTTAGACAACGGGGAATATTTGATTAAATATATAACAAGACAATGGTTATATATAAGTGAACATCACCAGATAAATAACAGAAATTTTATTTATTTTTAGGGAACTCAGAGAACGAGGTCTCTCTTGAGAAAGGGTGTGTATCTATGGGGGTGCTGATCTCCGGAATGGTTTCTGGTGCTCAAAGTCTCTTACAGACCACGTTCAATCAAATAACTCAACTGTGGGTCCTAGCAGGCTTAATAGCTATGTTTGTGATAGGCTTGGTGATCTACACCTGCTATTCTAAGAGCTTAGGTATACCGGAGGGTGAGGATTGATGGTAGATGTGAGTAGGAGGGACTTCATAAAGGGGGGACTGTTAGCCTCCATTGCATTGGCAGCAGCCGCCGCTGGAGCCCCACTAATTCAGTATCTCACCTCGGAGAGGGTAGTCGTTGGTAAAGTTAGCAGCGGGGGGAAGAGCAAGCTTCCAATGAAAATAGCGAATAAGAATGATCTTCAACCGGATTCCCAGATACAGTTTATGATGCCCCTCAATCCAGATGGGAGTAGGGGGCAACACCCATCTATTCTAATAAGGCTGAGACCGGATCTAGCCCAGAAAGCTGGAACGGAATTCAAGGCCTTCAGCGCCATATGTACTCACTTGGGGTGCATAGTCCATCTTGAGCCCGGTGATGAT
This genomic stretch from Thermoproteota archaeon harbors:
- a CDS encoding PrsW family glutamic-type intramembrane protease; protein product: MLHLLVLAVAPGLFLLMIFYLKDRYERESLSLVGKVFLAGVMAVFPAALFEGVLLSNLSPRSGDISLLIYMSYLGIGFPEELVKFLAVLLLAYNSKEFNEPFDGVVYSVASSLGFATLENLFYVLEGGVLVGLVRAVLAVPSHALDGAVMGVYLGRAKMMGYKEGLARALVFPILLHGTYDFLLFLDPSAFLLLGIPLMLLVLRFALKSVRRLEDSSPFKTPTPQP
- the sdhB gene encoding succinate dehydrogenase iron-sulfur subunit; the protein is MASEEAKEYVLPPEVLEETMKASEELWKPVRKIKFRIYKYNPRKDYAPYWEEHELEVSRGMTVLDALLIIKGEADHSLGLRYSCRMGLCGSCAMMINGKQMLACQTRVLEAAGSGDVVELRPLDNFPVERDLAADFTSFFEKHRAVKPWIIRNDDVELNNPTGPYKQTVDEYARYYQFTDCIKCGACLSACPTAATDYEYLGPQALAQAYRYIVDTRDDGLDVRIPVVDTEHGCWRCHFAASCSDVCPRGVDPAQGIQLLKKLLIKRKFGFKPHKPAEALPAKVKAEKKE
- a CDS encoding succinate dehydrogenase/fumarate reductase flavoprotein subunit, with protein sequence MAEIVTTDVVVIGSGLAGLRASIEAARRSEGKLDIAVLTKVHAMRSHSVAYAGGTGAALYHDEGDSYDLHAYDTIKGAAWLADQDAVELFVRLAPQEIYQLDHWGMPWARRPDGRIAQRRFGGHSFPRACFAADKTGLYAMQTLYDTALKYDNIKFYHEFYVTSLITENGEFRGVTAIELKTGDFYVFKAKAGVLATGGAGRLYPFTTYSHSSTADGMAMAYRAGLSLKDMEFFQFHPTGLVPSGILISEAARGEGGYLINNKGERFMKNYAPERMELAPRDVVSKAEMTEILEGRGFKGPGGLDYVLLDLRHLGEDKIDERLPHIRELAIRFAGVDPVEEPMPVRPVAHYSMGGVHTNIYGATPAKGLWAAGEVACVSLHGANRLGTNSSSDCLVYGMLTGRQAADYAMKVSQRDVPMDKVSEEEKRIFDRILRGSTGENPYHIRREMQDTMGKYVYVFRDEKGLKEAISKLKELRQRFGEGHVADKDREYNINLIHVLELDAMLEIAYVVARAALNRTETRGAHTRLDYPKRDDENWLKHTMIARGADGEPQFSYIPVVITKWPPTERKY
- a CDS encoding Rieske (2Fe-2S) protein, encoding MVDVSRRDFIKGGLLASIALAAAAAGAPLIQYLTSERVVVGKVSSGGKSKLPMKIANKNDLQPDSQIQFMMPLNPDGSRGQHPSILIRLRPDLAQKAGTEFKAFSAICTHLGCIVHLEPGDDIYCPCHAGYFDPVTGNVLAGPPKKPLPEIELKIDENGDIYAVGWK